One Cardiocondyla obscurior isolate alpha-2009 linkage group LG09, Cobs3.1, whole genome shotgun sequence genomic window, cgttggcgtaaccagcacgctgaaaaattacgcgaccgtttcatccgacaggagcgtgattctgcggaacgcgggatagctcggtcccacgatcaatgcgaacggttacttcaatttctgcgtaccgctcaaaATGCTGCTAGGATTTTGCGAAGACTATaggcgcgtcgtgatcaatgctcgtcacgaattgattcttatacgagcgcgcaacgacaacaactgtctagtgggcagttccgcgctcgagcctaaagttgacttgctgaagatacaatggcgtatgcctcatgtacttttgaacgaagtaaagaaattggcgatgttgcgcaccttggagagcggccgattcgtcagtatgggttttcgctcatgggatctgtacgagtttccgctactgcaactcacgaccaaacactcatgggccatcaagaccgccacgcaactcgagaaacctcgatacattatctttgctctgcagacgggtcgaaaaaacgttatgtctgaagacaacagtcgtttcgacaattgcaaactgaccaacgtgaagctctatctcaATTCATAGTGCTACCtgtacgacgatatgaacctcgactttggcaaacgtagatacgcgattctctacgacgcgtacgcgcgtttttgcaaagaatactacggctacgagtatctcgaaccgaatctcaccgtcacgtcgtttctgctcaacggtccgtttgtcatcatcgactgctcgcgtcataacgagtcggttaaaaccgctaccgtggacgtgagattatagtttgaatgcaaggacaatgtagcgccaaataccacggcttactgtctcatcatacacgatcgtttggttcaatacaatccgttgaccaacgttgtacgtaaaatcacgtagaaatgatcttcgacgtgtgtatgtaaagcggtgaatcgacgaacgttgcgtattcacttccattccgtcgtatgcgtaacgtcgatagagagagagattgtcatcgtcgtcatgaaaccatcaaagtatcaaccgtcttgttggtgcgagaacgcgagtcgcatgaaggaaaataaagctacgcaaacggatcctagaccgacggatcacttattgaacagaggaatgacgtatcgagtgacatccacgggaaacacagtggttgacgtagccacgcaaacggataagaagtcgcgaagcgaacgacttcaggaacgcgtgacggattttgtctcgaagcatttaaaaaagtaatacaatttggaaaagaggggataaaattaaaagattgacgaatacgctcgcgcgtgttcagtaacgaaatttcctccgatcgagtcgcatcgttatcatcatcatcatcatcatcatgtccacgccaacgttcgtcgatctccaaggatatcccatcggacgacgtttcgtcgtgaaggaagcggcggtgctgcgaggtggtaccgttcttgcgcattacgtctttgcaAAGCCTATGCCATGGGGTgttgtatcgcgagacgacagacgcctcgttacctggttggtacgaaatcatcacggtatagcgtgggaagacgGGGACGTTCCGTACAATCAGGCTAAACGCCAGATCATCAGGGCCCTACAGAACGAGGAAGattgctacgatcacgccatcgtatacgtcaaaggactcgagaaacgcgattggctgcgagatatgcttgaagaggattactacggcgacgactatgacgatggtcacaaattctacacggacaatctgatcgtcagaaacatcgaagatgatttcgaacatgttgaatcacttagcgatttaaacgattcgaatactttccgctgtaggagacattccaaaaattgcgccgtgcaaaatgtatttaaattgtacaattggtggcgtaaccgtcaaaatgatgataatgtataatttttgaataaacttttttttcatacttatacttctgcgcctttggattattttacccctctcctaattaccctctctcaattaccttctaccaatcactttctcttaattaccctctccgataatttgtctaactgcgttttatattaccccactctatgcaaaattttaaataatgaaagaggggatttttacaaccgtcctcgactcgaggtaccctctgatcgtgcgatcagtacatttttcgctttggccgcaacagcagcaacgattacgacaacgtctacgattacgtctacgattacgaatacgacaatgtattacaccgagagaaattgctaCAAAGTGCGTCGAATTGATTGCGGTAATGAACCCTCCTCATCTCacgagtaagtattttttattataaaaattatttactttaaaattaatatattaatattcacgattgttcttatttaatttccagcgatccaccgaaacgatacgtgacgcgcttactatgcaggcgatacccgctgacccgcacgggatacaaatatctcgagatcggcgtgaacgttggtccgcgtagttttgtggagatcatcgtaggcgataatcgaggagatgaattgtcgatgttgcttgacacctggaaggaactctgcgagcatcgatggacaattcagaatatgcttcgcgatcgaccgaagcaaccatacgactgtttgaacataggttcgctcacagtgcgaatatgttatatgaacgaaatgaaacttgtgcgacttgaatctctcgacgcacgtatggctatgaccgaggctacgttcacgcgaatgttggattttgatgattgcgtcgctttgaaattcaacgtactcaccaaagccctaccgaagatcgacgacaaatacgagcaattttgtaaaatcgcttccgcatcaagaagtcgtaccgaagcggtgagcgctgtacgcagcagcgattccttcgacgaacaacaaattatagattgtgaaatgcttgcgattataataaatgtgtaagaaaaaagtataatgaaatatattgtatcgcatatttagaaaatatatactttgtagtctttatgtaacatttttaattatttctattccatccttcatcttcttataattgtgaggcgtaagtccacctcgtgaatccgccttgttcgtatgtaacgtatgtatctgagagagaaagaaataagataaggaggagcgattacccGGGGGGTGTgtacagcgtcacccgcattcgaatcgtataagcgcataaaagaatcgttgataaacgataggcggcgcttaacgagtgcgagcgagaggaacgatgagcgcgccatactttgcgttcaacgggtgcgagcgagagaaaacgctgggcgcgcgacacttgtgcgttcaacgggtgcgagcgagaggagacgatgggcggcgcgaacgagtgcgagcgagagggacgctgggcgcgataccttgcgatccgccgcttgccgccgccgtcgccgcccgttgccgccgcgacgccacacgacccttttaaaaatcgcgactcttttgaaaaaatcgcgactcctttgaaagtcgcgatgccgcataaacatgccgctgcgcgacgacacgcttatcatttttaaaaataatattgcatttcagagtttcgatgttgttattattttctaaacaattcgttcctagaatcgccgacacaggggcgatttataaataccacccctccccgcatgacgtcattaccccttgccctaggtctcacagacccagaaccgttaacaccccccctccccgcgtgacattatcacccctcgccctaggtcacatggatactctaacacgtagtgatccagaaccgctccatgcgttcaacgagtgcgagcgagaggagatgatgggcggcgcgaacgagtgcgagcgagagggaacgattaacaaccccctccccgcgtgacgtcattacccctcgccctagatcacacggatacactaacacgtagtgatccagaaccgctcagtATACATCTACTCAATAAACATTTGTGGACTGTTAAGTTCTCGAGTAACCAAAGGAAAACGGAAAGCTGTGATTTCTAATATACAAATTCaggtaataaatattaaaaaggttcttaaaaaatttttggaattgCCTGATACATTATCTAATATTTTACTGCACATTGAGGATGCAAGCGTAGTGATGCGATAGTTTCATATAATCAAAGTGAAGtgtggaaaaaaattgaattaaaattcgaaGGAAAATTAGTCTTaccgttattattatattttgacGATTTCGAAATAAACAACCCTCTCGGCTCTCGCGCTAACATACATAAGCTCGGTGCTGTCTACTTCTTACTACCATGTATTCCATATGAATACAGCAGTACCTtggataatatttttcttgccCAATTACACAACACGGAGAATCACAAAAGAGCTGGTAATGTTAAAATCTTTCGCAATGTTATTGATCAAATTATTGACCTCTCGAGTAATGGATtatctataataaatatacatggACAAGAAcaaactatttatttttctttattaggTATTGTTGGCGATAATTTGgcaataaatgaaattttcgaatttaataCTAGCTTCAACTCTCATAATTGGTGCAGAGTATGTATTgctcaaaaaacaaaaaaatcaaattaaagaagatCAGCATTTGCTACGAACCGTTACAAATTACAAACAACATTGTATTAATTCTTGTAGTGGCGTTAAAGGAGAATGCGTTTTTAACGAAATACCTAATTTTCACATTATCGAAAATGCAACTGTTGATGTAATGCACGATATATTCGAGGGTATCTGTAGATATGAGATTGcacaattattacatatttttatttgtaaagaaaaattattttctctcgatATCTTAAATAGTAGATTACAACATATTGATTGTGGACGAAACTTTTCCAAAAATGTACCAATTGCAATTTCGAGCAATGTTCTAAAAACACAACATTTAATAATCTCTGCGTCGGAAATGGTGTTTTTGGTTCAACATTTAGGTGTTCTTATCGGTGACTTAGTTTCTGTTAATCATAATGCTTGGGAAGTTTTCCTGACTCTCCATgacattatttgtattttaatgaattcaACGTTCACATCTGCAACAATTGAATTGCTTGAAACATTAATTACTGAACATCATTCATTGTATTTACGAGTTTTTAACGAAATGCTGAAACCTAAACACCATTTTTTACTGCACTATCCCCGTGTTATCAAACAATTAGGACCAGTTAAACATTTATCGAGCATGCGATTTGAAGCTAAACATAAGGTATTCAAAAACAATGCTAAAGTTATAATGTCGCGTACAAATTCTCCTTATACTTTGGCATTGAAACATCAGCTTTCTTTGTGTCACAAATTTCTTAGTGAAAAAGGATTCTCAAAAAGATTAAGTTGGGGACCTACATTAAAgatatcaataaataatatcgctgattattataattttaagcaTGTTATTCCGGTAGGCATCCAAATCAAATACATACTTGATACTTGGGTACAATTTAatggaataatttattataaagacGCTGCCATACCTATATGTTTAAGTGATAATATTGTATTTggtaaaatttgttattttattatcgataagacagatcaaatattttttgtatatggAGAATTATTTACCAAAGGTGCTAATAAACACTATTGCGCATACGAAGTAATAAACACAAAAGTTTGGAAAGTCATCAAGTTTTAAGATTTGGCTTCGTATAacgtacaaaatataattgccataaatgaaaaaaactatattttatttaattaattatataattgtacgTGATGTTCTCTCTTTTGTactatttgtaataaatataataattacatactAAGATATTCTGtgcatttttatcattacgTAGGAAAATGAATGTagaataataaagtaatttattttcaaaaatatttaggtTTCCTGGGCCTTTGGaacaattatattgtaaaattatgatttcGAAATTAGaacaaagaaataagtatacattaatataatagttTAATGTATAGTTATTTTTTTGCTCTAATTTCgaaatcataattttacaatataattgttCCAAAAACCCAGGAAAcctaaatatttttgcaaataaatttctttattattcaaaaaagTTGTAAGTTAAATTAACCATATAATAGGCTCcagtgaaataaatatttagttcAAATGAAAGGACGTCGAGTAAGataaactaaatattttaacaaaagaaacaaaagtattttgttaactttatatactatttaattttttgaattatatatttggATTATTCAATTcctatattacatttttttcaacaacTTTCTTAGTATAACAAACTTTaccgatattattttcatacatattttagttaaaaacACAATTGCATCAATACATGAACCATAaattcttttcatttatttgaatttagacttcaatcaataaaatattcttgtctGTTAATGAAATGTTTTAAGAACCAATGTATCCGCCTAAATACaacaattaaatcttttgTTCATGttgtagaaaatttattcttaataaaagAATCTTTATTTGGTTTACTCTTATAGtttattatatactttatacataataaatatttagttacTGTAAATGAACAGAATTGTAGAAAAACTATACAATTTGGAGTatgaataaagttttaattttaataaaacacatttttcttgatttaataaaagttgtttaataaaataactaaaattttGAATACAGCATTTATTAACAATGTCTACTGAATCAAATCAACTAATATTGACgccaaatttttcattaaatcaaCGACAGATTTTCttcagagaaataaatattttgtagttttaattttatatttagctGCACATATCacaagttcgattaaagtAACGTAATTTTAGATGCTTCGTAATTCCACAATCATCAATTTCAACTGAATATCAATTAATGTAACTAAATATGTATTTCGTTAAACttcatattttgttttttaaagcAGTCTTTTAGTTTCAGACAGAAGAgtttggtttatttaattaatagtttcttAAGATAACTGACGCTATCtacaaattaaacaaatatgtTTATATATCAAAGccttatttaattgtattaaccGCAAATggttatattaaatacatactttttttactttaaaaatgttttatttaaaatgttaacaaattattttgtctaatttggaatatatttttttgcacgtatgcaaacaaataatttagtaaggtgaaataaattttaccttttttaactaaatttttttctcagtgcAGCTGTTCGGCACGCGGGCGCGGCGTGATCCCCGCGACATCGACTCACTAAGCGGTGACAGCGACGgttattattttcctttctGAACAATGTGATTTTCTATACAATCGTTATAAATAGAAtccatttttaaacaaaaacttttataataaaaattggctCACAAAAACTCAAATGCTTCACGACTGAATAGATTTTCATCTCACAGCCTctcttatatatatacattttgcatattgatgcattttttaacaCATGTCGATTTGacagcattttttaaatgattcgcACGGGTATATGTCACACACACCTTAAGATAGTAGATgataaaaaatgctttcgttttctttctgaCAGTCTGTAATGCtcttattttcaaagaaagaTTTGCATgagtatatgttttaaatgtttatattatatttcaaaaatgtttatattaaatatattgtttataagaaaaaaaatatttgcaaatttatatttttaatataaaaataatttcacattatGTGCAAGAATGCATCTTGAGTTTTAAACGTGTagctataagaaaaatttgcataagtaTATGTCGCATTTTTTCgagatacatcttttaaatgaaataatttcttaatctctcattGCATGATAAAAtgcatcttaagtttcaaacgtgctaaacgctgtaaaaagattcgcatgagtatatgtcacaccttcggaattgctgttgataaaaaaatgctttcgttttactttctgactGTCGGCAGTGAGCTCACAGCTGTAGCCTGTCAGTCGTatgctgattttttcaagtgtAACGTCTAATTTTCTCTCAAATGGAAAAGTGTTCGTCGCTACTGCATATTCTTGCGCGTCGCGAGTTGGGGGATCGTACCCCATTCAGTACAGGTGGTGTGTGGTGTGGTACACACCAAAATCACAGTTTAGCTCAATTTAGCTTATATTTAGACAATCGCTTATGTCGTGAAAGCAGCCGTGgtggaatattaatattaaacagaaCTCTTCGTTCAATTCCTGAAAATCCCGTGAGTGACAAGCGCATATATGTACTTGATAAGCAGATAAACTTGTGCACCCACATAAAACAATCCGTTTTGGCGGACAGCAAATTGTTGCCGATAAAAAGAatgcaagaaaattaaaaaacgtaattttttattgtatttgtaatatattaacggTTGTTGCTAGCGCGGGGTGTTGTGagggggaataaacacgggttctaactcaggagcgttgagggaggcgaggggacggggaaaaaaatccgcgatgagaggagcgcggggagaggtagccgtaggtgggaagagacgGGGAGGGGGGTATCTGTCACCCATTCATACCCCCcgtctcttcccacctacggctacctctccccgcgcttcTCTCATCGCggatttttttccccgtcccctcgcctccctcaacactcctgggttagaacccgtgtttattccctacttaCTCCTATCGGCCATGGTTGAAATCAATAAAAGGataatggaataaaaaaataaggaatAAATGAAAGCACTGCCCTGTTTTTTGTAAGACGTGTGCCGACGATGCCAGGATTTTCCACCCGCTCTTTGGTGTGTTGATTGATCCACAATCGTTCTGGTCGTGCTGTATACGGACAAACTGTCAATTGCGAGATCCGTCTTCGAGGTCAGAGGCCGTGACCTCACAGGAGGCACCAAAATGTTTTGTTCAATGTCAATAGGTTCAATGTCAATGTTAATATTCACATTGTCTTTTATTGATATAGAAATACACTAATACTATATGTGTTCAGCACACGCGCACCTTCGTCGTTTTCTTATGGTCTCTGCACACGACAACGCCTGAGAAAACTTAATTTCTGAGTCGCGGCAAAATCTCCGTCGAAATGACGGCTTCCTGGGTCGTGGTTAAACCCTACGACGTCGCCTCAGGAAGATCGCTTTCTTTCGCATATATCGCACGCCTTTTAAATGTTCGCTCGACTTGGTTCGCTTCGAAGCTCGCATTCGACTGACTTCTCAAAATCTGTTGCTATGCTTCGGGTACGCGAAACCGGGAGGAAAACGCCGTGATT contains:
- the LOC139105303 gene encoding uncharacterized protein → MKFSNLILASTLIIGAEYVLLKKQKNQIKEDQHLLRTVTNYKQHCINSCSGVKGECVFNEIPNFHIIENATVDVMHDIFEGICRYEIAQLLHIFICKEKLFSLDILNSRLQHIDCGRNFSKNVPIAISSNVLKTQHLIISASEMVFLVQHLGVLIGDLVSVNHNAWEVFLTLHDIICILMNSTFTSATIELLETLITEHHSLYLRVFNEMLKPKHHFLLHYPRVIKQLGPVKHLSSMRFEAKHKVFKNNAKVIMSRTNSPYTLALKHQLSLCHKFLSEKGFSKRLSWGPTLKISINNIADYYNFKHVIPVGIQIKYILDTWVQFNGIIYYKDAAIPICLSDNIVFGKICYFIIDKTDQIFFVYGELFTKGANKHYCAYEVINTKVWKVIKF